GCAGCAGCAGATCGGCGTCGGCGGCCTCCTGCAGCGTGGCCTTGAAGGCCTCCACCAACTTGTGCGGAAGATCGCGGATGAAGCCGACTGTGTCCGACAGCGACACGCTGGTGCCGGCCTCTTCGAGATAGAGCGATCGGGTGGTCGTGTCCAGGGTGGCGAAGAGCTGATTGGCCGCATAGGTGCGGGCCTTGGTCAGCGCATTGAACAGCGTGCTCTTGCCTGCATTGGTGTAGCCCACCAGCGAGACCCGGAACACGCCGTTGCGCGACCGCGCCCGGCGCTGCGTGCTGCGCTGCTTCTGGACCTTCTTCAGCCGTTCCTTGATCGACTTGATGCGGTCATCGATCATCCGCCGGTCCAGCTCGATCTGCCGTTCGCCGGGGCCGCCGCGCATGCCGATGCCGCCGCTTTGGCGCTCCAGATGGCTCCAGCGTCGGACCAGGCGGGTGGCGAGGTATTGCAGACGGGCCAGTTCGACCTGCAGCTTGCCTTCGAAGCTCTGGGCGCGGGCGGCAAAGATTTCGAGGATCAGCGCAGTGCGGTCCGCCACCGGCACGCCGAGATGGCGTTCCAGGTTGCGTTGCTGGGCAGGTGAGATGGCCTGATCGAACAACACCGTGTGGGCGTCGTGGGCCTGGACCATCAGTTTGATTTCATCGGCTTTTCCTGAACCGACGAACAGCGCGGCGTCAGGCGCCTTGCGCTTGGCCACGACGCGGGCCACGGGCGTATCGCCTGCAGATTCCGCCAGCAGGGCCAATTCATCCAGGGTGGCGTCGAAGGCCTCGCCGCGGCCGAAGTCGACGCCCACCAAAATGGCGCGCGCCGCCTCGGGGGGCGGCGTCTGGTGAGTGGGGTCTTGAGATGTCAAGGTAGAGCTTGGAGGGCTGGCCTCGTTGTCGCCACTGCGCGAGCCGCCCGGGTGGCGGGCGGGACTCCGTCGGAGGCGATCGAGGCCCGCTGGATCAGGGCCTCCGGGCGCCGCCGATCGGTCGATCAGGTAGGGGCGTCGCCGCTCTCGCCGGTATGGAAGTTCACGGCACGGCCCGGAACCACCGTCGAAATGGCGTGCTTGTAGACCATCTGCGTCACCGTATTGCGCAGCAGCACCACGTATTGGTCAAAGGACTCGATGTGGCCTTGCAGCTTGATGCCGTTCACCAGATAGATGCTGACCGGCACATGCTCCTTGCGCAGCAGGTTCAGGAAAGGGTCTTGCAAGAGTTGTCCTTTGTTGCTCACGATATGCTCCGTGTTGTGAGAGAGAGAGGATGTTGGAAGACCGCACCTTATCACAGGCCCGGGTTTCCCCGGACCGCTGTGTGATCAGGTTTCAGCGAATGGATTCTTCGAAGACCGCATCTCGATGCGCAAAGGCGTCCCGACCAGCTTGTAATGGTCGCGGATCCGCCCTTCGAGGTAGCGCTTGTAGACGTCGCTGACACCCTCCAGCGCATTGCCGTGAATGACGACAATGGGCGGATTCATGCCACCCTGGTGGGCATAACGCAGTTTCGGACGGGACACGCCGCTGCGCTTGGGCTGCTGATGCTCGACCGCCTCATGCACCAGGCGGGTCAGCACCGGCGTGGTCATCTTGCGGTAGGCCGATGAATAGGCATCTGCCAGCGCTTTCCACAGCGGACCCAGGCCCTGGCGCTTGAGCGCCGAGATCTGAAGGATCGGGGCGAAGCGGAGGAAGGCCAGCCGGGTCTGGATCTGCCGCTCCAGGGTCTCACGCTGGTAGCTGTCGATGGCGTCCCATTTGTTGATCGCCACCACCACCGCACGACCGCTGTCGAGCACATAGCCGGCGATGTGCGCATCCTGGTCAGACACGCCCTGGGTCGCATCGATCAGCAGCAGCACGACATTCGCATCGGAGATCGCCTGCAACGTCTTGACCACCGAGAACTTCTCGATCGCCTCGAAGACCTTGCCCTTGCGGCGAAGACCGGCGGTGTCGATCAGCTGGAACTTCTGACCATCGCGCTCGAAGTCGACGCTGATCGCGTCGCGGGTCGTTCCCGGCATGTCGAAGGCGACCAGCCGCTCCTCACCCAGCCAGGTGTTGATCAGCGTGCTCTTGCCGACGTTGGGCCGACCGGCCACCGCCAGGCGGATGGTGCGCTCATCGGCGTCGTCCGGCTCGGCGGCCTCATCCTCATCCTCTTCGGGGCCGAAGCTGTCGAGCACCGCTTCGAGCAGGCTGCGGATGCCCTGCCCGTGCGCGGCGGACACCGGATGCGGCTCCCCCATGCCCAGTTCGTGGAACTCAGCCAGCAACGGCGAGTCGCTCATGCCTTCGGCCTTGTTGACCGCCACGAAGACCCGCTTGTTGCATTGGCGCAGATAGCGGCCGATGTCGAGATCCTGGCCGGCCAGGCCGGTACGCACATCCACGACGAAGACCACCGCATCCGCCTCGGCCACGGCCTGGCGGGTCTGCTTGGCCATCTCCTTGACGATACCGGTCGAGCTGTCGGGCTCGAAGCCGCCGGTGTCGATGACGATGTACTCGCGACCGCCCAGGCGGCCGTCGCCGTAGTGGCGGTCGCGTGTGAGGCCGGCGAAGTCCGCGACGATGGCGTCACGGCTCTTCGTCAGCCGGTTGAACAGGGTGGACTTGCCCACATTGGGGCGGCCCACCAGGGCGATCACAGGTTTCATAGCTCAGTCTTGGCGCAGCGCGTACAAGCGCCCGTTTCGGGTGGCAACCAGCACCGTGTTGCCCAGCAGCACCGGCGCGGTGACCACGCCGGAACTGTCGGTGGGCACTCGCTGGATGGTCTGACCCTTGTCACGCGACAGGAAGTGCACATAGCCCTCGCTGTCGCCGAAGATCACGGCCTTGGCGGTCACCAGCGGGGTGCTCAGCTTGCGGTTTTGCAGTTGGTCGGAAGTCCAGAGCACATCGCCGCTGCGGGTGCCCCAGGCGGTGATGCGGTCGGAGCCGTCGGCGGCGACCACCAGCGTGGCATCGACGCTGACGCCTTGGGTTCCAGCGAAATTCCGGGTCCAGATGGCCGAACCGCGGTCGGCATTCACACAGCCGACGGCGGATTGGAAGGCGCGGGCGCAGAAGACTTCCTTGTCGCGCCCCATCGGTCCGACCAGATCCGCCAGCCGTTCGACCTCGTTGGTGCCGCGGGGGTTGGCAACGGTGGCCTCCCACAGCAGCAATCCACGGTTGGGATCCACGCCCGCCAGGCGGGAGCCCTGGCCGACCACCAGCGTGTTCTGGTAGGCGCCAATCACGCCCGACTGCTTCAGGGTGAGCGGTTCGCCGGGGCGACGCAGCTCCCAGAGCTTGCGGCCGTCCTGCGCGTCATAGGCCAGCACCACGCGGTCCAGCGTCAGCACGAACACCCGCTCGCCCGCCACGAACGGCGAGGTGATCACCGGCGTGGTCAGCGTCTTGCGCCACAGGATCTTGTCGCCTTCGGTGACGACCAGCTCGTTGTCGCGGGTCACGGCGGCAGCGAATCGGCCGTCGCTGCCCACGCCGGCACTGAGTCCCTTGCCGACGTTGACACGCCAGTTCGGGGTGCCGGTGTCGGCCGCCAGCGCAGTGAGCTGGCCGTCGGAATCACCGACCACGAACTGCTTGTCCTGCGCGCTGATGGCCAGCGGGAACTTCACGCTGTCGATGCGCGCTTCCCATTGAACGCTGGCATTGAGCGCCGGGGTGAAGGTTTCCAGCGGCGCCGGCTTGGCTTCCTTGGAGGAGCCGAACAGCGAGCAGGCGCTGAGCGACACCGCCACGCCGCCGAGCAGCGTCGCGCGCCACAGGGTGTCCAGGGCGCGTGAGCGGGGACGGCTCACGACCTGACGCTCGAACCGGCCGTGGGTCTGCATCAGGGCGCCGCTCATTGCGCCGCTCCCGGCTGCGGCTCTTCAGCCACCGCCACGCCGAGGCTGGCCAGCTTCACCTCGACGATCCGACGGTAGTCGAGCTGCTTTTCCAGGCCGTCGTACGCCTTCTTGAATTCGGTCTTGGCCACGTCGGGCTTGTTCTGCAGCAGCGCCAGATCACCGCGACGGTCGGCCAGCAGCGGCGCAAAGTCCGCGCCCTTGACCCCGTCCAGCGTCTTGCCGGCTTCGTCCAGTTGCTTGGCGTCCATTTGCAGTCCCGCCAGGCGCAGGCGCGCCAAGTCGCGCTGGGCGTCATCCTTGGCATCGGCGGCCGCCCAGACCAGGGTAGCGCGCGCGTCGTCGGGCTTGCCCTTGTCCAGCTGCAGCTTGGCGGTAAGCAAGGCGCCCTGACCGGCATAGCCGGTGGAGGCGTAGTCGGCCTTCAGGGTGGCGAACATGCCCTGCCCCTTGGCCAGGTCACCGGCCTGCACCGCGCGTTCCAGTTCGCTGAAGACGACCGAGGCCTTGGCGCCCTGGGTCCGCTGCCAGTAGTTCCAGCCCATCCAGCCGACGTAAGCCAGCAACCCCAAGGTCACCAACGAGGTGATGGTGTTGCCCCAGCGCTTCCAGAACGCCTTGAGCTGCTCCAGCTGTTCCTGTTCTTCGAGATCGAGATGAGACGCCATGAGAAACGGTCGATTGAATGTCGTGGAGAGCCGGGTAGCGCCCAGAGGCGCCACCGGCGAAAGCCGCGATTATGCGGTGCGGAGTTCAGCCGCCCAGTCGGCAGCTTGGTAAAGAGAACGGGTGGTCTGCGCCGCGCCTTCGTTGCGCAAGGGTTTGATCGCCACTTCGCCGCGGGCCAGTTCATCCGGACCGAAGATCAGGGCGAAGCGGGCACCGCTGGCATCGGCCTTCTTGAACTGCGATTTCATGCTGCTCTGACCGGGGTGCATCACCACCTTGACGCCGGCGGCACGCAGGGCCTCCAGGGTCACCATCACCTGCGCCAAACCCTCCGCGGAAGGAACGACGGCATACGCATCCGGTACATCCGCCTCCGGCAGCGTGCCGACCTCTTCCAACAGCAGCAGCAGCCGCTCGATGCCCATGCCGAAACCCACGGCCGGCGCCGGCTTGCCGCCGAGCTGCTCGATCAGGTAGTCGTAACGTCCCCCGCCGCACACCGTGCCCTGGGAACCGAGGCGCTCGGTCACCCATTCAAACACCGTGAGGTTGTAGTAGTCCAAGCCGCGCACCAGGCGCGGATTGATCTGGTAAGGGATGCCGGCGGCATCCAGGATCGCGCGCACCCCGTTGAAGTGGGCCAGTGACGATTCACCCAGAAAGTCCAGCAGCTTCGGCGCGCCGTTGGCCATGTCCTGCAGCGCGGGATTCTTGGTGTCCAGCACACGCAGCGGATTGCTGTGCATGCGCCGCTGGCTGTCCTCGTCCAGCAGCGCCTTGTGCTGCTCCAGATAGGCGATCAGCGCTTCGCGGTGGGCGCGGCGCTCGGCCGGCTCACCCAGGCAATTCAGTTCGAGGCGGAAGTGCTCGCCGTCCTTCAGGCCCAGCTCGCGCAACAGACGGCTGCCCATCAGGATGACTTCGGCATCCACGTCCGGACCGGCAAAGCCGAGCGCCTCGACGCCCATCTGGTGGAACTGGCGATAACGCCCCTTCTGCGGCTTCTCGCGACGGAACATGGGGCCGAAGTAGTAGAGGCGCCGGCCGGAGTCTCGCAGGAAGGAATGCTCGGTCATGGCGCGCACCACGCCGGCCGTCATCTCGGGGCGTAGGGCCAGATGTTCGGCCTGGCCGTGTTTGTCGGCGCGGTCTTCGAAGGCATACATCTCCTTCTCGACGATGTCGGTGACCTCGCCGATGCCGCGCACGAACAGCGCCGTGGGCTCCACGATGGGCGTGCGCACGTTCTGGTAGCCGTAGCGCTGCAGCACGCTGCGCATCTTGGCTTCCAGCCATTCCCACCGCGCGGCTTCCGGCGGCAGGATGTCGTTCATGCCCTTGACGGCTTGCAAGGGTTGCAGCTTCTTGGTGTCTGTCATTGGATGGGGAACACTGTGCGCGCCGGTGGGCGCGCCATGGAAATCACTGGGCGCCGAAGCGCTTCTCGATGTAGTTCTCGACCAGCGCGTGGAACTCGTTGGCGATGTTGTCGCCGCGCAGGGTCAGGGCCTTCTCGCCGTCGATGAAGACCGGTGCGGCCGGGGCTTCACCGTTGCCTGGCAGGCTGATGCCGATGTCGGCATGCTTGCTCTCGCCGGGGCCGTTGACGATGCAGCCCATCACCGCCACCTTCATGTTCTCCACGCCGGGATACTTGCCCCGCCAGATCGGCATCTGGGCGCGCAGGAAGTCGTCGATCTGCTTGGCCAGTTCCTGGAAGGTGGTGCTGGTGGTGCGGCCGCAGCCGGGACAGGCGGTGACGCTGGGGTTGAAGGCGCGAAGACCCAGCGATTGCAGGATCTCCAAGGCCACCACCACTTCCTGGGTGCGAGATTCGCCGGGCTGCGGCGTCAACGACACACGGATCGTGTCGCCGATCCCCTCTTGCAACAGCACCGACAGCGCCGCCGCCGACGCGACCGTGCCCTTGGTGCCCATGCCGGCTTCGGTCAGTCCGAGGTGCAGCGCATAGTCGCAACGGCGGGACAGCGCGCGGTAGACCGAGATCAGGTCCTGCACGCCGCTGACCTTGCAGCTGATGATGATGTTGTCCGGATTCATGCCCAGCTCGCGGGCATAGGTGGCCGACGACAGCGCGGACTGGATCAGCGCCTGGTACATCACCTGCTTGCCGTCCCAGGGGGCCGTGCGGCGGGCGTTGTCGTCCATCATCTGGGCCAGGATCTCCTGGTCCAGGCTGCCCCAGTTGACGCCGATGCGCACGACCTTGTCGTATTTCACCGCCGCCTCGATCATCTGGGCGAACTGACGGTCCTTCTTGTCGCCCTTGCCCACATTGCCAGGGTTGATGCGGTACTTCGACAGGGCCTGCGCCATCGCCGGATGCTCGGTGAGCAGGCGGTGGCCGTTGTAGTGGAAGTCGCCCACCAAGGGCACATGGACGCCCATGCGGTCCAGCTGATCGCGGATGTGCGGCACCGCTTCCGCCGCTTCCGGCGTGTTGACGGTGATGCGCACCAGCTCGGAGCCCGCGACCGCCAGTTCCTTGATCTGGATCGCGGTCTCGATCACCTCCACCGTGTCGGTGTTGGTCATCGACTGCACCCGCACCGGCGCATCGCCGCCGATGGTCACCACATGGTCACCCCAGCGAACGTGGGCCTGGCGGCTGCGACGGGCGGCGGGCTGCGCGGCAGCGATCAGGGACGACAGGTCGTCCGAGGCGTCGGTGCTGAGGGCGATGGCGGCGGAATCGATGGTCATGGTGAGGTCTTGCGGCAGTCGGTGGGGCAGACGGCGGACGGCGGCGTGTCGGTCGATACCTGCTGTCTTCCGTCAGAGGCCCGTCAGTTCAGTTCCAGACGGGCCACGTTGTCTCGGGAACGCGCTGCCAGGTCCACCGGCTGTCCGCGGAACACCAGTTCGGTGCCGGACACATTGCCGACCCGCAGCTTCAGCGGTGCGGTGCCGTTCACATCGACCTGATCACCCGGGCGCAGCAGACGCGACAGCAGCACCTGGCCGCGGGCATCCACCACTTCCACCCAGGACTCGGCGCTGGTCTTCACCCGCAGCGGCGCGCTGCCGGCTGGGGCGGGCGATTGCGCGACGGTGTTCGGCGCCGTGTTGGGCACGGCGCTCGGTGCGGTGCTCGGTGCGGCGCTCTGTGCGCTGGTTGCCGTGCCCGTCGCCGTGCCGGCGGCGGTGCCCGTGCGGCCCCCGGGCGGGACTGTGCCGGCTGCGGAGGCCGGCACCGAAACGACAGGCGCGGGCGTCGGTGTCGTCGTCGTGGTCGGTGCCTGTGCGGGCAGCGGCGCAGCGATCTCGGTGGTGCCCTGCGCCGTCACGGGCGCGCTGGCCGACGGCGCGTCGACCGACGTCGGCTCGCTGGAGGTGCCGGCGACGCCGGGTGTCGAGGTGGACGTGGCGCTCGTCGAGCCAGAGGTCGAGGACGTCGACTGCTTGATGCGCAGCATGGCGTCGTCGATCCAGCTCGAGGGCAGCGCATACACCACCACGGCAGCGATCAGCAGACCGGCGACACCCAACGCAACCGGGCTCTTGAGCAGCGCAGGCGACAGCATCGGTTCCTGGCTGGCGGCGCGTTCACGGAAGGGCTGATTGAGGCCCGGCGAGACCCGGTCCAGCGAGGCCTCGCTGCCGCCGCGCGGCAGCATGGCCAGAATGGGCTCCGCCTCCACCTTGAGGGCGCGGCACATCGAGCGGGCCAGCGCGCGTGCAAAGGTGGCGTCCGGCAGCTCCGAATAGCGGTCGGCCTCGATGGCCTCCAGCTTGGACTGCGGCACCTTCAGCGTCGCGGCGAGTGCGGCAATGTGCAGGCCGCGAGACTCGCGCGCACGGCGCAACGCGGCACCGGCGGTCACCGGCGTCGCGGCAGTGGATGCAGTCGTGTCGACTGCGGGCGCCTCATCGGCCGCCGTGGATGTCATGCGATGTCCCTCATTCATCGAATCGACCACTGTTCAGAGCCTTGGTCTCGGCCGCCTGCGGATATTTGTTTCGCAGTTGCTTGCCGAGGTCTTCCATGTTGGCCGTGTTGCCCATGCGGCGCTCGATCCGCAATTCCAGCCAGAGGCTGGAGGCATTGGCCTGCTCCAGGTTGTTGTTGACGCGTCGCGCATAGAAGCGGGCGCGTTCATATTCACCGAGGCGGTAGAGCACCTCGCCGAGATTGATCGAAATCGTCGGATTGCCCGGCTCGACCTCGAAGGCCTTGGCCAGGTGCTGCTGTGCCGGCACCAGCCGGCCTTCGCGCGCCTCGCACACGCCCCACGCCAGCCACGAGCGGCCAGGGGTGCGGTACTTCGGGTCGGCCACCGCCGCTTCGAACTGCGGATAGGCCTCCGCATAGCGCTGGCGCTGGCAGAGGAACCAGCCGTAGTTGTGCAGTGTGTCGCCATCGGGCCGCTGAGCCAGCGACTTGCGGAAGCCCTCTTCCGCCAGGTTGTACTCACCCATGGCGGCGTAGATCAGGCTGCGCAGCGTGATCGCCTCGGGCAGGTCCGGTTTGGCGATCAGCGCCTGCTTGAGCTCGTCCAGTGCCGTGTCGTACTGGCCGCGCGAGAAATAACCGCTCGCCAGCTCCATGCGGACCGAGGCACGGCGATCGACATCGGTCGCATCGCTGGCGGTACGTGGCCCCTGCTGCGGCGGCTTGGACGCCCCGCAACCCGACAACATCAGACCGACCAGCAGCGCGGCGGAAAGAATCCGGGCCGAAGGGCGCAGGAAGACGGAGCCGGGCATCAGGGTGGTCATGTGCGGGTGGGTGTCGGAGGGGGGGGTGGGTTGGCTGCGGCGCCTCGCTGAACCACGACGGGGGCACGCACCATGCGGAGATGAACTCGGGTCCGGTCCTGGACCTCGCCGGCGAGTTGGCCGCAGGCGGCATCGATGTCGTCACCACGGGTCTTGCGCACCGTGGTGATCAGGCCCGCCTGGATCAGCAGGTCGGCAAACGCCTTCACCCGCTCGTTCGAGCTTCGCTTCAGGCCCGAGGCCGGGAACGGATTGAACGGGATCAGGTTGATCTTGCAGGGCACCTTGCCCTTGACCAGCGCAATCAGCTCGCGGGCCTGCTCCGGGGAGTCGTTGACCTGGTCGAGCATGCAGTACTCGAAGGTGATGAAGTCCCGGGGGGCGCGTTCCAGATACCGGTTGCAGCTGTCCAGCAGCTCGGCGATCGGGTATTTGCGGTTGAGCGGCACCAGTTGGTCGCGCAACGGATCGGTGGGCGCATGCAGCGACACCGCCAGCGCCACCGGCACGTCATCACGCAGCCGGTCGATCATCGGGACCACACCGGAGGTCGACACCGTCACCCGCCGGCGCGACAGGCCGTAGCCGTGGTCATCCAGCATGACGCGCAGTGCCGGCACCAAGGCGCCGTAGTTCTGCAGCGGCTCACCCATGCCCATCATCACGACGTTCGAGATGATGCGCGCGTCGGTCTTGTGGCGCAGGCGCAGGCTGTGCTCGGCATACCAGAGCTGGGCCAGGATTTCCCAGGTCTCGAGGTTGCGGCTGAAGCCTTGATGGCCGGTGGAGCAGAAGCGGCATCCCACGGCGCAACCGGCCTGGCTGGAAATGCACAGCGTGGCGCGGTCGTCTTCGGGGATGTAGACCGCCTCGACCGCATTGCCCTGGCCGACATCGAACAACCACTTGATCGTTCCGTCGGCGGAGATGTGTTCGGAAATCACCGGCAAAGCGGCGATGTGGGCGCGTCCAGCCAGCTTGTCGCGCAGCGACTTGGCCAGATCGGACATCTGCGAGAAGTCCGACGCGCCCTTCTGATGGATCCAGCGAAACAGCTGGGTTGCGCGAAAGCGCTTCTCCCCCAGCTGCTCGCAGTACGCGGCAAGGCCTTGCAGATCGAATCCGAGCAGGTTGACCGCGTCCATCGTCGTGACCTCTTTCCCTAAGGCCTCATGGCCCAGAGTCCAGAGGCAATTGCCGCTCAGCGGCTGTAGACGTTCATGCCGGGGAAGAAGAACGCCACTTCATTGGCGGCGGTTTCCGGGGCGTCAGAGCCGTGAACGGCGTTGGCATCGATGCTGTCAGCGAAGTCAGCGCGGATGGTGCCCTTTTCGGCCTTCTTCGGGTCGGTGGCGCCCATCAGGTCACGGTGCTTCAGGATGGCGTTCTCGCCTTCCAGCACCGAGATCACCACCGGACCGGAGATCATGAAGGTCACCAGGTCGTTGAAGAACGGGCGAGCCTTGTGCACGGCGTAGAACGCTTCGGCTTCGCCGCGCGACAGGTGCGCCATCTTGGCGGCGATGATCTTCAGGCCAGCGCCTTCAAAGCGCGAGTAGATCTGGCCGATGACGTTCTTGGCCACGGCATCGGGCTTGATGATGGAGAGGGTGCGTTCGATGGCCATCTGTTTTTCCTTGAAAATCTGGGGCTTGGCAAAGCCGCGCATTGTAATGCGTGAAGTCAAGCCCCCGGTGACAACTGGATGTCGAAGAGGGGCATCCGGCGCGAATCAGGCGCCACAGACGTGGGCACCGGCCCGGCCGGAACTTACTGGGACGCCTCCCGAGAGGCGCCGGACCCATGGACTGAACGGTTGAACCGATCAGTCACCACGGACTGAACAGGGTCAGCGCTCAGCGGCGCCCGCGGCCACCGCCGCCATTGCCACCACCGCCACCACCGCCACCACCACGGCGACCGCCGCGGTTGCCCCGGTTGATGAACGCATCGGCGCCAATGTAACCAATGGATGTCTTCATCGGATCGGGCTGGCGCTCGCCGCCCGGACCACGACCCCGGTCGCCGCCCGGGTTGCCATGGCTGGGATCGCTCCCGCCCCGACCGAAGCCCTGCGGAATGCCGCGCTTGCCGCTGGTGGCAAAACGGCGGTCGAAGGTCTGCTCCAACGGATTGACGTGGCGCGGGATGAAGTCGTCATCATCCTCTTCTCGGCGACGCGGACGCTGCTCCTGTTGCTGCTGGCGCTCAGGCTGCTGGCGCTCCTGCGGCGGACGCTGCTGATGCTGCGGCGGCTGAGCACGCTGCTCGCTGCGCGGCGCCTCGGGACGGCTCGGACGCGGCCCCCCGTTGCCGCCACTGCGACGGCGCTTGCCGCCGCGGTCGTTGCGATCACCCCGGTCAGCCCGGTCACCGCCACGATCACCCCGGTCGGCGCGATCACCACGCTCCTGAGGCACGTTGCCGGCCAGTTGGCGGATGACGCGCACGTCCCCGTCACCCAGCTCCACATACACACCGCGCTTCAGGCCACGCGGCAGCACGACCGTGCCATAGCGAATCCGGATCAGCCGGCTCACGGCCAGTCCGACGGTTTCGAACAGCTTGCGCACTTCGCGGTTGCGACCTTCGGTGATGACCACGCGATACCAGCGGTTCGCGCCTTCACCGCCGCCGTCGACGATGCTCTTGAACATCGCCTGCTGGCCGTCGACATCCACGCCGGTCAACAGGGTGCTCTTCTGCTCCGGGCTCAACGAACCCAGCACACGCACCGCATATTCACGCTCGACGCCGAAACGCGGGTGCATCAGCAGATTGGCCAGCTCACCGGAATTAGTGAACAGCAGCAGGCCTTCGGTATTGAGGTCCAGCCGGCCGACCGACTGCCATTTGCCCTGAGGCAGCCGTGGCAGGTTGCGGAAGACGGTGGGACGGCCCTCGGGATCGTTGAAGGTCACGACTTCGCCGACGGGCTTGTGATAGGCCAGGATGCGCGGCGCGATCGGGGCAATGCGCACCTTGATCGGCTTGCCGGCCACCGCGATCCGATCCCCGTAGGAGATGCGCTGACCGACGTGCGCGACTTCGTTGTTCACCGTGATCTGACCCTTGGCGATCATGTCCTCGATGTCGCGACGAGAGCCCACGCCGGCCTGGGCCAGCACCTTCTGCAGCTTCGGCGCATCAGGCTCGGGGGCCAGCACGCGCTTGCCCGGACCATCGACACCTGCGTCGGCATCGCCTTCGGCAGTCTCGACGGCCTCGCCAACATCGTCGAGGTCGAGATCAAGCTCAGCGTCCTCGCCCGCAACCGCATCGTCTTCATCGAATGCGCCGGACAGCAGGTCGTCGAAGCGTTCCTGGGCCTGGGCTTGCAGTTCTGCGGCATTGGCCTTGGGCGCTGCGCCGGCGGCTTGACCGTCTTGCGCCGCTGCCGCACCACCCTGTCCGCCCTGAGGGCCTTGAGCACCTTGGCCAGCGCCCTGGGCCGCATCGCGCGCCTCGCGGGGCTCACGGCCATCGCGTCCGCGACGGCGGCGATTGCGCCCCGAGCGGCCATCGGATTCCTCGGCGCCCGCGTCGGTCGATGCCTCGCCGGCATCACCCGCCGCCGGAGACTGCACCGCCTCCGCCACGGCGGACACCGGCGCTGGCGCAGCATCAATCGTCGCGGCGGCCGAAGCCGTCACCGCCGATTCCACCGCATCGGCAGCCGGGTCGGCATCAGCCACCTTGGCGCGGGTGCGACGCTTGGGCTTGGCAGGCGCTTCGCTGTCGCCTGCCGTCTCCGCGGGAGCCGCCGCCACTGCAGCGGGCGCGGCGTCAGCCGCCTCAGTGATCTCGGCCTGGGCAGCCGCCGGCTTACGGCGGGTGCGAGGCTTGGGTGGCGCTTCAGCCGCAGCCTCGGTCGCCGCCTCAGGTGCCGGGGCCGCCACCGCTTCCGCGCTCGCAGCGGCCGTCTTGCGGGCTCGCTTCGGACGGGCGGGCGCCTCGGTCGTCGCGTCGGGCGTGGCCGTCGGCGTGTCGGGCTTGGAATCGTCGATGTCGTTGGAATTCATGTGTCGGCTTGCACCTTGTCAGCGGTGGACACGGCTCCCCGTTCAGGGAGCGCTTTGGGGAGACTCGGGGTTGACGACCCCGACCTGTTGTTCATTGGTCGATGCGCTGTCCGCGCCCGACCTCGGTTTTTCAATTGCTTGCGGTTCGACGTCGACCTGCGCCGACGTCTCGGCCTGAGTGGGGATTTCCTCCCCAGTGGACAACTCCGCCGTCGCGTTCCCCGCGTCGACCAAGGCATCCCCGCGCGACTCATCCACGGGCAGTTCATCGGCGTGCGCCAAGGCTTCCACGCCCTCGTCGCCGCCGCCCACCTGAAGGACAGCTGCAACGCCATTCGACCCCTCGTGCTCGCTCGGCAGCGCCGGCACGTCGTCTTTCAACTCGGTGGTCTCCGACTCCGGCACAGGAGATGCCTGCCCTGCGGCTGTCAGCTCGCCATCCATCGCCGGGACCTCCGGTGCCGCGACGTCCGCCGAAGCACCAGCACCAACACCAGCACCAGCATCAGGCTCAGCAGCCGCCTTCGCCGCATCAACCACGTCCGCCGCACCCGCCGCATTCACCACATTCGCTTCAGCACC
The Roseateles amylovorans genome window above contains:
- the ndk gene encoding nucleoside-diphosphate kinase → MAIERTLSIIKPDAVAKNVIGQIYSRFEGAGLKIIAAKMAHLSRGEAEAFYAVHKARPFFNDLVTFMISGPVVISVLEGENAILKHRDLMGATDPKKAEKGTIRADFADSIDANAVHGSDAPETAANEVAFFFPGMNVYSR
- a CDS encoding pseudouridine synthase, which translates into the protein MNSNDIDDSKPDTPTATPDATTEAPARPKRARKTAAASAEAVAAPAPEAATEAAAEAPPKPRTRRKPAAAQAEITEAADAAPAAVAAAPAETAGDSEAPAKPKRRTRAKVADADPAADAVESAVTASAAATIDAAPAPVSAVAEAVQSPAAGDAGEASTDAGAEESDGRSGRNRRRRGRDGREPREARDAAQGAGQGAQGPQGGQGGAAAAQDGQAAGAAPKANAAELQAQAQERFDDLLSGAFDEDDAVAGEDAELDLDLDDVGEAVETAEGDADAGVDGPGKRVLAPEPDAPKLQKVLAQAGVGSRRDIEDMIAKGQITVNNEVAHVGQRISYGDRIAVAGKPIKVRIAPIAPRILAYHKPVGEVVTFNDPEGRPTVFRNLPRLPQGKWQSVGRLDLNTEGLLLFTNSGELANLLMHPRFGVEREYAVRVLGSLSPEQKSTLLTGVDVDGQQAMFKSIVDGGGEGANRWYRVVITEGRNREVRKLFETVGLAVSRLIRIRYGTVVLPRGLKRGVYVELGDGDVRVIRQLAGNVPQERGDRADRGDRGGDRADRGDRNDRGGKRRRSGGNGGPRPSRPEAPRSEQRAQPPQHQQRPPQERQQPERQQQQEQRPRRREEDDDDFIPRHVNPLEQTFDRRFATSGKRGIPQGFGRGGSDPSHGNPGGDRGRGPGGERQPDPMKTSIGYIGADAFINRGNRGGRRGGGGGGGGGNGGGGRGRR